From Nerophis lumbriciformis linkage group LG11, RoL_Nlum_v2.1, whole genome shotgun sequence, one genomic window encodes:
- the dclre1a gene encoding DNA cross-link repair 1A protein, giving the protein MSQKNDSENEIWDYKPRVKKKKNVTPSVARRRKGPSFNSSAKATSSDVTAEVNKGDSAIPAFNQESIDANNETKDEFCPVCQMPFSILLVQSHRWHVAECLDSPRDTSKECPDGLLCSSSIPNHYKKFDHTLLAHTRANSEARILETGLGGTSQDPIDAGTPPSKLSNGLLLLRSPGPEDMKKKKGWLSSPSSKGRSSVSSSQESRTELPSTFAKNEPPLDIDDVISYSPLSELPAEVEATNGKAHTRSEGEDSLVLFSDDELFVDFESTNAINDTQSAKEESLQSPQRLVLERLRENLPSSSSFPPSSQTLQFTMAPRTVPSIGNQGSSFKQTDIGVFFGFKPLKKEEKRDVLVQSDLDATCSSSVAQNWRGQKGGRQRKKTTREDVSNGDAVDAPVETGKRRKKWWNREREGGDEQSSRCPFYKKIPGTTFVIDAFHYGAIEGITAYFLTHFHSDHYGGLTKKFTLPIYCNKITGNLVKSKLRVAEQHVHVLPMNNRVTVDGVDVILLEANHCPGAAMLLFFLPNGRTILHTGDFRADPSMEDYPELLGCRVQTLYLDTTYCSPEYTFPRQQDVISFATSRAFELVTLHPRTLVACGSYSVGKEKVFLALAEVLGSKVCLSRDKFNTMCCLESEHIKKSLTTDWKAGRVHVLPMMQLNVKKLREHLAKFSSQYDRLVAFKPTGWTFSQQMGSVEDIQPVVNGNISIYGIPYSEHSSFLELKRFVQWLRPLQIIPTVNNGSWAARKAMEKHFSQWLSKMV; this is encoded by the exons ATGTCCCAAAAAAACGACTCTGAAAATGAAATTTGGGATTATAAACCTcgtgtgaagaagaagaagaacgtgaCACCATCAGTGGCCAGGAGAAGAAAAGGGCCTTCGTTCAACAGCAGTGCTAAAGCTACTTCTAGTGACGTCACTGCGGAAGTAAACAAAGGGGATTCCGCCATCCCGGCGTTTAATCAGGAATCGATTGATGCTAACAATGAAACCAAGGACGAATTTTGTCCCGTCTGCCAGATGCCATTTTCTATTTTGTTGGTGCAGTCCCACAGATGGCATGTTGCTGAGTGCCTTGACAGCCCCAGGGACACAAGCAAAG AATGTCCAGATGGTCTCCTGTGCTCATCCTCCATTCCAAACCATTACAAGAAGTTCGACCACACGTTGTTGGCCCACACCCGAGCCAACAGTGAAGCCAGAATCCTCGAGACTGGACTGGGTGGTACCTCTCAGGACCCAATTGATGCTGGGACGCCGCCTTCGAAACTCTCCAATGGCCTCCTCTTGTTGCGATCACCCGGCCCAGAAGACATGAAGAAGAAGAAAGGCTGGTTGTCGTCGCCGTCTTCTAAAGGCCGCTCGTCTGTTAGCTCCTCACAGGAAAGTAGGACTGAACTTCCTTCCACTTTCGCTAAAAATGAGCCCCCTCTTGACATCGATGATGTAATATCCTACTCCCCTCTTTCGGAGCTCCCTGCAGAGGTAGAGGCCACTAACGGCAAAGCCCACACTAGATCTGAAGGTGAAGACTCTCTGGTTCTCTTCAGTGATGATGAGCTTTTTGTTGATTTTGAAAGCACCAATGCAATAAACGACACCCAGTCCGCTAAGGAGGAAAGCCTCCAGTCTCCTCAGAGGCTTGTTTTGGAACGCTTACGGGAAAACCTTCCAAGCAGCAGTAGTTTTCCTCCATCATCTCAAACCCTCCAGTTCACCATGGCGCCTCGGACTGTTCCAAGCATCGGCAATCAAGGCTCCAGCTTCAAGCAGACAGACATCGGGGTGTTCTTTGGCTTTAAACCTCTTAAGAAGGAGGAGAAACGGGACGTTTTAGTGCAATCAGACCTAGACGCGACATGCAGTTCCTCAGTCGCTCAGAACTGGAGAGGCCAGAAGGGAGGCAGGCAGAGGAAGAAAACCACAAGGGAAGATGTCAGCAATGGCGACGCGGTGGATGCTCCAGTAGAGACGggaaaacggagaaaaaaatgGTGGAACCGAGAAAGAGAAGGTGGAGATGAACAATCGTCGCGTTGTCCGTTCTACAAAAAGATTCCTG GCACGACGTTTGTCATCGACGCCTTTCACTACGGCGCTATCGAGGGCATCACCGCCTACTTCCTGACTCACTTTCACTCAGACCACTATGGAGGACTCACCAAGAAGTTCACACTTCCAATCTACTGCAACAAA ATTACCGGCAACCTGGTGAAAAGCAAACTGAGGGTGGCTGAGCAGCATGTGCACGTCCTTCCCATGAACAACAGGGTTACTGTGGATGGAGTGGATGTCATCCTTCTCGAAGCCAACCA TTGTCCAGGAGCTGCCATGTTGCTGTTCTTCCTTCCAAACGGACGCACTATCCTCCACACTGGAGACTTCCGAGCCGATCCATCTATGGAGGATTACCCGGAGCTGCTCGGCTGCAGGGTGCAGACTCTCTACCTGGACACGAC GTATTGCAGCCCAGAGTACACCTTCCCCAGACAGCAGGACGTCATCAGCTTCGCCACCAGCAGGGCCTTCGAGTTGGTGACGCTGCACCCACGCACTTTAGTGGCGTGTGGATCCTACTCTGTGGGCAAGGAAAAGGTCTTTTTGG CTCTGGCAGAGGTTTTAGGCTCCAAAGTGTGCCTTTCGCGAGACAAATTCAACACCATGTGCTGTCTGGAGTCGGAGCACATTAAAAAAAGCTTAACCACCGACTGGAAGGCAGGAAGGGTCCACGTTCTTCCCATGATGCAACTCAATGTCAAA AAGCTACGTGAGCACCTGGCGAAGTTCTCTAGCCAGTACGATCGTCTGGTTGCCTTCAAGCCCACCGGGTGGACCTTCAGCCAGCAGATGGGCTCAGTGGAGGACATTCAGCCTGTCGTCAACGGCAACATCTCCATCTATG GGATCCCATACAGCGAACACAGCAGCTTCTTAGAGCTGAAGCGTTTCGTCCAGTGGCTGCGGCCGCTTCAGATCATCCCCACGGTGAACAACGGCAGCTGGGCTGCCAGGAAGGCCATGGAAAAGCACTTTAGCCAGTGGCTCAGCAAAATGGTCTAG